The Arachis ipaensis cultivar K30076 chromosome B03, Araip1.1, whole genome shotgun sequence region CATATCTTCCATAGCATTGTTACTTGGTCCATCATTATCTTAGTCATCTTCCAAATTTAATTGATCTACATTTGTGTATTTTTGACAAATCAATATCAAGAATAATTCGTAATAGCAACTGACAATTAAAATATTCAAGCAATTGAAGAATTTACCAAGATCATCCAAAGTTGGTTGAATGGACATATTTGCCAAATCATTTCGTAGAGCATCAACCTCTTCAGGAGTTAAAAACGGCAGTGAATCTTCCAATATCCAATCTGAATGGTCATCAAATGTATCAAGACAAATTGGATCATAGCTTTGCTTTCTCATTAGATTCCTATGTTATCAAGTTATGTAATTACTAAACTAAAGATTAAATTTTAATGAACAATACtttttaaaattagataaataattataGAAGATACATTTGTTGTAGCCTCAAGTTATAATGAACGAAAACAAGATCATTAAGCTTTTGATGTTCTAACCGATTCCTCTTCTTTGTGTGGATGTGTTCAAAAATACTCCAATTTCGCTCACAACCAGAAGAATTACAAGTTTGACTTAAAACACGAATGGCTAACTTTTGTAAATTTGGTGCTCCAGTTCCATAAGATTCCCACCATTGGTCTTAAAACCAAAAGAGGCAATGAATTACAATTAgcttttttaagtaaataaacgaataaagaaagataaaactaaataaaatatttacctgGCATCACTGTGCTTCGTTTACGCAGTGCAGATTGTCTTCTAAAATCATCTTCAGCATTAGAATATATTCTCTTCTCACTTGTTAACTTAGTATTCAATTCTGGATCATCATATGAATATTTCTCAATTACATCTAGTAGGCCAGAAGTGGTTTGCTTATGTTTTTTCAAATTCAACAGCATTGAATCGAAAGCAGGGTTTAACCAATATCCAGCAGCATGGAGATTTTTTTAAGTTGTGAATCCCAACGAGTATCCAGAATCTTCAAGTAAGGCTCCATAATCTTCTTTCTTCGTCAAAACCTCTTCACCATCTCTTCTCTAGCCATATTAAAAGCTTGATAAATAAAACCCATTGCAGTTTTATCTTCACTATTCACAATACAAAGCACACGAACAAGTGGCTCAGTAAGCTTGACAACATCTGTACATTGATTCCAAAACTTAGAGTCTAAAACTTGATCCACAAATGTTTTAGCTTTAGCTTCTTTGGAGTAGGCTGAGATTGTCCATTCTTTAGAAGTTACCATAGCTCTTAATGCATTTTTTTGAGCCAGAATACTCTGTAAAGCTATGAAATTGGTAGCAAAGCGAGTTGGAGCTGGACGAAGTATTTCTCGTCCACCGGTAAACTTCCTCATAAGATACAGTGGATGACAAagattatatatgtatttagtaATCTTTGAAGCATGTGAAACTATCTCACTGAATTCATTCAACTTTCCAATATCTTGCAACATCAAATTAATACAATGCGCAGCACAAGGAGACCAATAC contains the following coding sequences:
- the LOC107633399 gene encoding uncharacterized protein LOC107633399, producing the protein MADGCTDHCRRTLLNFLVYCPKGTIFLKSVDASHASKTAELLFKLFKDVVNFVGPENVVHIVTDNATNYVAVGRLLEAKFPKLYWSPCAAHCINLMLQDIGKLNEFSEIVSHASKITKYIYNLCHPLYLMRKFTGGREILRPAPTRFATNFIALQSILAQKNALRAMVTSKEWTISAYSKEAKAKTFVDQVLDSKFWNQCTDVVKLTEPLVRVLCIVNSEDKTAMGFIYQAFNMAREEMVKRF